Proteins encoded within one genomic window of Microbacterium sp. LKL04:
- the galK gene encoding galactokinase, with amino-acid sequence MTAAAEARSLFATLTGSEPVGLWSAPGRVNLIGEHTDYNDGFVFPFATPHRTYVALGRRADGRIRVVSTFDEAPVEVALADLDALFPERRDEVVEWARYPLGVAWALLQATGTDAASVTGVDLAFASDVPVGAGLSSSAAIEGATGSALNDVWGLGLDRVALAQAGRRAENEAVGAPTGIMDQMASMLGETDAGTFLDCRSLDAQVVELGFDAAGLELMVIDTRVAHAHSTGGYGERRAACERGAQAMDVPALRDVSVDQLPRVEELVDEQTYRRVRHVVTENQRVLDTVRTLREQGPRAIGDLLYASHASMRDDFEISVPELDLAVETARANGAIGARMTGGGFGGSAIALIERDAVPAVREAVLAAFAAAGRTEPHVFTVRPSEGARRDG; translated from the coding sequence GTGACCGCTGCCGCCGAGGCCCGGAGCCTCTTCGCCACCCTCACCGGATCCGAGCCGGTCGGACTCTGGTCGGCTCCCGGCCGCGTGAACCTGATCGGCGAGCACACCGACTACAACGACGGCTTCGTCTTCCCGTTCGCGACGCCGCACCGCACGTACGTCGCGCTCGGAAGACGCGCGGACGGCCGCATCCGCGTCGTCTCGACCTTCGACGAGGCACCGGTCGAGGTCGCCCTCGCCGACCTCGACGCGCTCTTCCCCGAGCGCCGCGACGAGGTCGTCGAGTGGGCCCGCTATCCGCTCGGTGTCGCGTGGGCGCTGCTGCAGGCGACCGGGACGGATGCGGCATCCGTCACAGGTGTCGACCTCGCCTTCGCCTCGGACGTGCCCGTCGGCGCAGGGCTGTCGTCGTCGGCGGCCATCGAGGGCGCGACCGGTTCGGCGCTGAACGACGTGTGGGGCCTGGGCCTCGACCGCGTCGCGCTCGCCCAGGCCGGCCGCCGCGCCGAGAACGAGGCCGTCGGGGCCCCGACCGGGATCATGGACCAGATGGCGTCGATGCTCGGTGAGACGGATGCCGGGACCTTCCTCGACTGCCGGAGCCTCGACGCCCAGGTGGTCGAACTCGGCTTCGACGCGGCGGGCCTCGAGCTCATGGTGATCGACACCCGCGTCGCCCACGCCCACTCGACCGGCGGCTACGGCGAGCGCCGAGCGGCGTGCGAGCGCGGCGCTCAGGCGATGGACGTCCCCGCGCTCCGCGACGTGAGCGTGGATCAGCTCCCCCGCGTCGAGGAGCTCGTCGACGAGCAGACCTACCGCCGCGTGCGTCACGTCGTGACCGAGAACCAGCGCGTGCTCGACACCGTCCGCACGCTCCGCGAGCAGGGCCCGCGTGCCATCGGCGACCTGCTGTACGCCTCGCACGCCTCGATGCGCGACGACTTCGAGATCTCGGTGCCCGAGCTCGACCTCGCCGTCGAGACCGCCCGTGCGAACGGCGCGATCGGCGCCCGCATGACCGGCGGCGGCTTCGGCGGCTCGGCGATCGCGCTCATCGAGCGCGACGCCGTACCCGCGGTGCGCGAGGCGGTGCTCGCGGCCTTCGCCGCCGCAGGCCGCACCGAGCCGCACGTCTTCACGGTCCGGCCCTCCGAGGGCGCCCGCCGCGACGGCTGA
- the galE gene encoding UDP-glucose 4-epimerase GalE has translation MSWLVTGGAGYIGAHIVRALAEAGLDPVVLDDLSSGDASFVPEGVPFVQGTILDRELVANTLREHGAEGVIHVAGFKYAGVSVQRPLHTYEQNVEGTRVVLAAMADAGVSNIVFSSSAAVYGTPDVPLVTEDLPKRPASPYGESKLIGEWLLAAQGVATAASAAPLRHTSLRYFNVVGSGDASVWDKSPHNLFPIVFEMLIDGKTPRINGDDYNTPDGTNVRDYVHVSDIAAAHAVAAQRLRAGEPVEPAYNLGSQNGLSVREIMDAVARVTGIEFTPEVGPRRAGDPDRIVATGELAARDLDWKMRYTLDEMVQSGWEARRAAG, from the coding sequence ATGAGTTGGCTCGTCACCGGAGGCGCCGGGTACATCGGCGCCCACATCGTCCGCGCTCTCGCCGAGGCGGGTCTCGACCCGGTCGTCCTCGACGACCTCTCGAGCGGGGACGCCTCGTTCGTGCCCGAGGGGGTGCCCTTCGTTCAGGGCACGATCCTCGACCGGGAGCTCGTCGCGAACACCCTGCGCGAGCACGGCGCCGAAGGCGTCATCCACGTCGCCGGGTTCAAGTACGCGGGCGTCTCGGTCCAGCGGCCCCTGCACACGTACGAGCAGAACGTCGAGGGGACGCGCGTCGTCCTCGCCGCGATGGCGGATGCCGGTGTCTCGAACATCGTCTTCTCCTCCAGCGCCGCCGTCTACGGGACTCCCGACGTGCCGCTCGTGACCGAGGACCTGCCGAAGCGTCCCGCCTCGCCCTACGGCGAGTCGAAGCTCATCGGCGAGTGGCTGCTCGCTGCGCAGGGCGTCGCGACGGCGGCATCCGCTGCGCCCCTGCGCCACACCTCGCTCCGATACTTCAACGTCGTCGGCTCGGGCGATGCGTCGGTATGGGACAAGAGCCCGCACAACCTGTTCCCGATCGTGTTCGAGATGCTGATCGACGGCAAGACGCCGCGCATCAACGGCGACGACTACAACACCCCCGACGGCACGAACGTCCGCGACTACGTGCACGTGTCGGACATCGCCGCCGCGCACGCCGTCGCGGCGCAGCGCCTTCGTGCGGGCGAGCCGGTCGAGCCGGCGTACAACCTGGGTTCGCAGAACGGCCTGTCGGTCCGCGAGATCATGGATGCCGTCGCCCGCGTCACCGGCATCGAGTTCACCCCCGAGGTGGGCCCGCGCCGCGCCGGCGATCCCGACCGGATCGTTGCGACCGGCGAGCTCGCCGCCCGCGACCTCGACTGGAAGATGCGGTACACCCTCGACGAGATGGTGCAGAGCGGCTGGGAGGCCCGCCGCGCCGCCGGCTGA
- a CDS encoding LacI family DNA-binding transcriptional regulator has product MADVAAAAGVSGQTVSRVVNASPRVDPETRIRVEAAMADLGYRPHRAARALRTGRSGTIGVIVATLSTVGNSRMLEAVASAAARRDLAVTLVALAGRADVGAAFDRLHDLGVDGAVVLNEATAIAEGVAPPAGLALVAVDSPGGAFATVQSDHAGGAEAATRRLRDAGRRTVAHVAGPAGSFAAAERERGWRAAHDGAAVPESVRGDWGAASGHAAGRALAADPAVDAVFAANDQMALGVLRALAEADRDDVAVIGFDDVADAADYRPPLTTVRQDFDALGEAAVAALAATLDGAPATRTVVPTTLIARASG; this is encoded by the coding sequence ATGGCCGACGTGGCCGCGGCCGCGGGCGTCTCGGGGCAGACCGTTTCTCGGGTCGTCAACGCCAGCCCGCGGGTCGACCCCGAGACGCGGATCCGTGTCGAGGCCGCCATGGCCGACCTCGGTTACCGGCCCCACCGCGCCGCCCGGGCTCTGCGCACCGGGCGCTCCGGCACGATCGGCGTTATCGTCGCCACCCTGTCGACGGTCGGCAACTCGCGGATGCTCGAAGCCGTGGCATCCGCCGCCGCCCGACGAGACCTCGCCGTCACCCTCGTCGCGCTTGCGGGCCGCGCCGACGTCGGTGCCGCGTTCGACCGGCTGCACGACCTCGGCGTCGACGGCGCCGTCGTGCTCAACGAGGCGACCGCGATCGCCGAAGGCGTCGCGCCGCCCGCGGGCCTCGCACTCGTGGCCGTCGACTCGCCCGGCGGTGCGTTCGCCACGGTCCAGTCCGATCACGCGGGCGGCGCCGAGGCGGCTACGCGTCGGCTGCGGGATGCCGGGCGTCGCACGGTCGCGCACGTCGCCGGTCCCGCCGGGTCGTTCGCTGCGGCCGAGCGCGAGCGCGGGTGGCGCGCGGCGCACGACGGCGCGGCCGTGCCCGAATCCGTGCGCGGGGACTGGGGCGCGGCATCCGGTCACGCGGCGGGTCGGGCGCTCGCAGCGGACCCCGCGGTGGACGCCGTGTTCGCCGCGAACGACCAGATGGCGCTCGGCGTGCTGCGGGCGCTCGCCGAGGCCGACCGCGACGACGTCGCCGTCATCGGGTTCGACGATGTCGCGGATGCCGCCGACTACCGCCCGCCGCTCACCACCGTCCGGCAGGACTTCGACGCCCTCGGCGAGGCCGCCGTCGCCGCCCTCGCGGCGACGCTCGACGGCGCGCCCGCGACGCGGACCGTCGTCCCGACGACGCTCATCGCCCGCGCGTCGGGCTGA
- the galT gene encoding galactose-1-phosphate uridylyltransferase, producing MNTPENGTHAPAETSDLGAGVVKRSTRLADGRELIYFDDPGTTLGVDRAVDARDLGARPETATMRQDVLTGDWVSIAANRQNRAFLPPAELDPLAPQTATNPSEIPSVYDVAVFENKSPSFGPALAEATDDVPAGIDPPRGLDDLAHLGLGRTRTSVGRTEVVCFSPERTGSFGTQTVTRARTVIEAWADRTAALSALPGIEQVFPFENRGEAIGVTLQHPHGQIYAYPYVTPRTTRLLDSIDRTAPDLFQRILEFEQAGPRVLLRGEHWTAFVPFAARWPIEIHMLPHRHVADFAGLTDEEKDELAPLYLRLLRGVDALYESETPYIAAWHQAPVHVGRETVRLSLQLTSPRRAADKLKFLAGSEAAMGAWIGDVPPEDAAARLRTAIEGVTL from the coding sequence GTGAACACACCGGAGAACGGCACGCACGCGCCCGCCGAGACGAGTGACCTCGGCGCCGGCGTCGTCAAGCGCAGCACCCGCCTGGCCGACGGCCGCGAGCTGATCTACTTCGACGACCCGGGCACGACGCTCGGCGTCGACCGCGCCGTCGACGCCCGCGACCTCGGCGCGCGGCCCGAGACCGCCACCATGCGGCAGGACGTCCTGACGGGCGACTGGGTCTCGATCGCCGCGAACCGCCAGAACCGCGCTTTCCTGCCCCCTGCCGAACTCGACCCGCTCGCACCGCAGACCGCGACCAACCCCTCCGAGATCCCCTCGGTGTACGACGTCGCCGTCTTCGAGAACAAGTCGCCCTCGTTCGGTCCCGCCCTCGCCGAGGCCACGGACGACGTGCCCGCCGGCATCGACCCGCCGCGCGGACTCGACGACCTCGCGCACCTCGGTCTCGGTCGCACCCGCACGAGCGTCGGCCGCACCGAGGTCGTCTGCTTCTCGCCCGAGCGCACCGGGTCGTTCGGCACGCAGACCGTGACGCGCGCCCGCACCGTCATCGAGGCGTGGGCCGACCGCACCGCAGCCCTCTCGGCGCTGCCCGGCATCGAGCAGGTCTTCCCGTTCGAGAACCGCGGCGAGGCCATCGGAGTGACGCTGCAGCACCCGCACGGGCAGATCTACGCCTACCCCTACGTCACCCCGCGGACGACCCGCCTGCTCGACTCGATCGATCGGACCGCCCCCGATCTGTTCCAGCGCATCCTCGAGTTCGAGCAGGCCGGGCCCCGCGTGCTGCTGCGCGGCGAGCACTGGACCGCGTTCGTGCCGTTCGCCGCGCGCTGGCCGATCGAGATCCACATGCTCCCGCATCGCCACGTCGCCGACTTCGCGGGCCTGACCGACGAGGAGAAGGACGAGCTCGCTCCGCTCTACCTGCGTCTGCTCCGCGGCGTCGACGCGCTGTACGAGTCCGAGACGCCGTACATCGCCGCCTGGCACCAGGCGCCGGTCCACGTCGGCCGGGAGACGGTGCGCCTGAGCCTGCAGCTCACGAGCCCGCGCCGCGCCGCCGACAAGCTCAAGTTCCTCGCCGGATCCGAGGCCGCCATGGGCGCCTGGATCGGCGACGTCCCCCCGGAGGACGCCGCCGCGCGCCTCCGCACCGCCATCGAAGGAGTCACGCTGTGA